The segment AGGGCGCGCCATAGGCCATGGTGTCGAGATCGGGGCGCGGCTGCACGTATGCGACGGGACCGGCGGTCTGCATGCAGCCGCCAAGGCACAGCGCGGCGGACGCTGCCAAGATCGACCAATGAGACGCGCGCGCAACCGGCACTGGAGCTATCCCTGAAAACGAGACAGCTTCAGTGATGCACTGGTTATGGTTAATAAAGGGTTGAGGGGGCCCTGGGGCGCGACGATGCCCGCTGCGGGCGCGGTGCGCCCCCTCTCCCGCTTGCGGGAGAGGGTTGGGGAGAGGGTGTTTCCGCAATGGGACTCCCCAAGAGGAGAGAACCCTCACCCGCATTGCATCTTCGATGCAATGCGACCTCTCCCGCAAGCGGGAGAGGTGCAACGCGCCCGGAACGCAGACTACGCGCTCACACCGACGCCGATCGGGCAGGACACGCCGGTACCGCCGAGGCCGCAATAGCCGGCCGGGTTCTTGGCCAGATATTGCTGGTGGTAGTCCTCGGCGAAATAGAACTCGCCCGCCGGCGCGACCTCAGTGGTGATGGCGCCGAGGCCTTTTGCCGCGAGCGCCTTCTGGTAGAGCTTCTTCGAGTCGTCGGCCGCCTTCTTCTGCGCATCTGAAGTGGTGTAGATCGCGCTTCGGTATTGCGTGCCGACGTCGTTGCCCTGGCGCATGCCCTGGGTCGGGTTGTGGCTCTCCCAGAACGTCTTCAAGAGACGCTCGTAGGAGATCTTCTTCGGATCGAACACGACCAGCACCACTTCGGTGTGGCCGGTGCGACCCGAGCAGGTCTCTTCATAGGTCGGATTCGGCGTGTGACCGCCGGCATAGCCGACCGCGGTCGTGACGATGCCGTCGCCGAGCTCCCAGAATTTGCGCTCGGCGCCCCAGAAGCAGCCGAGCCCGAACACGGCCTGCTCGAGGCCGTCGGGATAAGGCGGCTTCAGCTGCGCGCCGTTGACGAAATGGGTGCTTGCGGTCGGGATCGGTTGCGCACGGCCGGGCAGCGCTTCAGCTGCGCTCGGCAATGCGGTGGTCTTGCGCATGAAGAACATGATCGGATCTCCGAAAACGGGCTGCGCATCGCCTGAGCCAGAGGTGCTCGGGCGGCGTGCTCGCGATCAAATGGGAATATAGGTCTTTACGTAAAAAGAGGCAGCCCTGTTACGGCGCCCCTGACGTGTGGCGCTCAGTCCCGCGAATAGCCGATCAACGGTTTCCGCGGCCGGAACAGGATCATCAGCAGGATGCCCAAAATGCCGAGAACGGCGAACACCGGCTGATCCAGCACCAGGCGGATCACCGAGGTCCAGAGCCAG is part of the Bradyrhizobium commune genome and harbors:
- the msrA gene encoding peptide-methionine (S)-S-oxide reductase MsrA; translated protein: MFFMRKTTALPSAAEALPGRAQPIPTASTHFVNGAQLKPPYPDGLEQAVFGLGCFWGAERKFWELGDGIVTTAVGYAGGHTPNPTYEETCSGRTGHTEVVLVVFDPKKISYERLLKTFWESHNPTQGMRQGNDVGTQYRSAIYTTSDAQKKAADDSKKLYQKALAAKGLGAITTEVAPAGEFYFAEDYHQQYLAKNPAGYCGLGGTGVSCPIGVGVSA